The Longimicrobiaceae bacterium sequence CGGTCTACGGGCTGCTCATGTACGCCTCGGCGTTCGCCCTCGTGGCGTACGGCCAGCGCACGCTCGCCCCCCTCGAGGCCCGCCGCGCGCGGACCCTCGACGACGGCGCCGCGCCGGGGACGGCCGACGCCGCTTCCGGCAGCGCCGGAGCGAGGTGACCCGGGCGCAGGCGGGCCGGCGATCGCCGCCCGGATCGGCCTTGTGGGGAGCGACGCGGGTTCGTTACCTTGGCGCCCATGTTCTTCAGGGGATCGGAGGACCGGCTCAACCCCGCCACCCCGGAGGGGGTGGACGACACCACGCTCGGGGGGTACCCGGCCGTGCACGGACGCGCGCCGGCCTTCGAGGGGGCGGACGGCGAGCCCTACACCGCCGCCGTGGAGACCGATGCGTCCGACGACCCGGAGCGGCCCTGGGCGGCCTACCTGGTGTTCGTCCGCTGGTCGCGCAACGGCACGGCGGTCATGGGGCACCTGGAGACGGGCGACCTGACCGAGGGGAGCACGGAGGCCGGGGCCCGCGAGGCGCTGGAGGCCTGGCCGCTCGCCCGCGTGAAGCAGGTGCTCGACGAGACGATCCGGGCCAACGCCGCGCCCCGGGAGCCGGGCTGACCCCCGCGCCCGCCCCGATCCCACACCACCCAGCGATCCACCGCGAGAAAGCGGAACCACCCGGATGCTCAGACAGAGCCTGCTCTACCTCAGCGGAAGCCAGACCGCCCAGCGCGTCGTCACCGGCACTCCGGTCTCCCGCCGCATGGCGGAGCGCTTCGTCGCCGGGGACACGGTGGACAAGGCCATCGAGGCCGCCCGCGAGCTGAACCGCGCGGGGCTCTCCGTGTCGCTGGACTACCTGGGCGAGTCGGTGGCCACGCGCGAGGAGGCGGAAGAAGCGGCCGACATGGCGATCCGGATCCTGGAGCGCATCGCCGCCGAGGGGCTGGAGGCCAACATCTCCCTGAAGCCCACGCAGCTCGGGCTGGACGTGGACGAGGAGTTCTGCCGCACCAACGTGGAGCGGGTGCTGCGGCGCGCGCGGGAGCTGGGCGACGGCGAGGGCGAGATCTTCGTGCGGCTGGACATGGAATCGTCCGAGTACACGGAGCGGACGATGGCGCTCGTGGAGGCGCTCTGGGCCGACGGCTTCCGCAACGTGGGGACGGTGCTGCAGTCGTACCTGCGCCGCACCCCGGACGACGTGGAGCGGCTGGTGGCGCTCGGGTCGCGGGTCCGCCTCGTGAAGGGGGCCTACAAGGAGCCGGAGACGGTGGCGTACCCGGACAAGCCCGACGTGGACCGCATGTTCGTCGAGGAGATGAAGACGCTCCTCGCGCGCGGGTACTACCCGGCCATCGCGACGCACGACGAGTCGATGATCGACGCCACGCGGCGCTTCGCCTGGGAGCACGGGGTCTCCACGGACGCCTTCGAGTTCCAGATGCTCTACGGGATCCGCCGCGACCTGCAGACCCGGCTCCGCGAGGAGGGCTACAACGTCCGCGTGTACGTCCCCTTCGGCAGCTCCTGGTATCCCTACCTGATGCGCC is a genomic window containing:
- a CDS encoding proline dehydrogenase family protein, giving the protein MLRQSLLYLSGSQTAQRVVTGTPVSRRMAERFVAGDTVDKAIEAARELNRAGLSVSLDYLGESVATREEAEEAADMAIRILERIAAEGLEANISLKPTQLGLDVDEEFCRTNVERVLRRARELGDGEGEIFVRLDMESSEYTERTMALVEALWADGFRNVGTVLQSYLRRTPDDVERLVALGSRVRLVKGAYKEPETVAYPDKPDVDRMFVEEMKTLLARGYYPAIATHDESMIDATRRFAWEHGVSTDAFEFQMLYGIRRDLQTRLREEGYNVRVYVPFGSSWYPYLMRRLAERPANLLFIAGSIARESPLRRIANPAAIGAGVVAGTLMALALRGRRNSR